A region from the Triticum urartu cultivar G1812 chromosome 1, Tu2.1, whole genome shotgun sequence genome encodes:
- the LOC125509716 gene encoding protein ROOT PRIMORDIUM DEFECTIVE 1, which produces MTLLPARLLHARGKTTAAQHVAARHLDHTFEKLVASSLPLVAASPLLDALRASPEPLALPDLARRLPLRLHRRGPLHFLRLFPRVFDLRPPLPLSLSLTAPAASLLAVASSPDAAARMLHRLLAMSASRSVPLRAVFRVWRELALPDDFEDSVVAQHPHLFRLSPNPAEPRTHVLHLVADPAKGDFTPAVDKNRPEKYAFQLQFPPGFRLTKEYRKKVKEWQLLPYVGPYEVVEQRIGASKRVSKMARRKMEKRAVGIAHEFLSLTVEKMVEVEKFSQFRKWFGIDVNVRDVFLDHPGIFYLSAKGKRHTVFLREAYDRGKLVEPNDVSEARRKLVELMLLRRHGLGNANSNANMSSNGNAGAKESDDDLQEVEL; this is translated from the coding sequence ATGACGCTGCTGCCGGCGCGGCTGCTGCACGCGCGCGGCAAGACCACCGCGGCCCAGCACGTGGCGGCGCGGCATCTCGACCACACATTCGAGAAGCTCGTGGCCTCCAGCCTCCCGCTCGTGGCGGCGTCGCCGCTGCTCGATGCGCTCCGGGCGTCGCCCGAGCCGCTCGCGCTCCCGGACCTcgcccgccgcctccctctccgcctccaccgccgcggCCCACTCCACTTTCTCCGCCTCTTCCCGCGCGTCTTCGACCTCCGCCCCCCTCTCCCGCTCTCCCTATCGCTCACCGCGCCTGCCGCCTCACTCCTTGCGGTCGCATCCTCCCCCGACGCGGCCGCGCGGATGCTCCACCGCCTCCTCGCCATGTCCGCATCCCGCTCCGTCCCTCTTCGCGCCGTGTTCCGCGTCTGGCGCGAGCTCGCTCTGCCCGACGACTTCGAGGATTCCGTCGTCGCGCAGCATCCCCACCTCTTCCGCCTCTCCCCCAATCCCGCCGAGCCCAGAACCCACGTTCTACACCTTGTCGCGGATCCGGCGAAGGGGGATTTCACTCCGGCGGTGGATAAGAACCGGCCGGAGAAGTACGCTTTCCAGCTGCAGTTCCCGCCAGGGTTCAGGTTGACCAAGGAGTACCGGAAGAAGGTGAAGGAGTGGCAGCTGCTGCCATATGTTGGACCGTACGAGGTAGTGGAGCAGAGGATTGGCGCGAGCAAGAGGGTATCGAAGATGGCGAGGAGGAAGATGGAGAAGAGGGCAGTCGGAATTGCACACGAGTTTCTGAGCTTGACAGTGGAGAAGATGGTGGAGGTGGAGAAGTTCAGTCAGTTCCGTAAGTGGTTTGGGATCGACGTGAATGTCAGGGACGTATTCTTGGATCATCCTGGGATATTTTACCTCTCGGCAAAGGGAAAGCGGCATACGGTGTTCCTGCGGGAAGCATATGATCGTGGCAAGCTTGTTGAGCCTAATGATGTTTCAGAGGCACGAAGAAAGCTTGTTGAGCTCATGCTCTTGCGTCGCCATGGCCTTGGGAACGCCAATTCTAATGCCAACATGTCTTCAAATGGCAATGCCGGTGCCAAAGAGAGCGATGACGATTTACAGGAAGTGGAGCTCTAG